The Metabacillus litoralis genome contains a region encoding:
- a CDS encoding toll/interleukin-1 receptor domain-containing protein has product MGEIFISYSTKDSRVAEQLYTTLQEQGFICWFAPNDVPPGGDYASRITEAINKFQYFLVIVSQNSCTSEHVQSEVSLAAQNKKMIIPFRIDDYLSDWMKYYISRVSWIEVNPSNMDESIESLIQKLKGMDNLSQSPVISHYGKSAQEVKGLKDSSAQVYQIQSQEIEKVKQLFVPDPSFNKAKLLLEEKRILFLHSSEHSGKYTTGLSLLNDQKIESLSQIIPTITEKELLKVPFEKNAGYIIDNISPDTLLSINSFSLKKLSESLQHLNAYMVITTSIEVEHQECSIQHKKQENTYQLLKNHFSYLNKTDKTQDDFQNLIEEKQIVSSIINDFQPRDAEPLINKLITVLTGKQSTDEFLQSLKQNVEKRIHQWFQEERTIDQYAFITSLAVFNEYPYSQLEVIVKRLRDCLNIELNSNKDEEQTQILDLSFGLQLESIGAERYEGLSNANIGQVRDTYIRFKTKEDAEAVLRYIWHNYPQLKKAILVWLEVLLEHGNKQINSQITKALAVLFQDDTLFIMNHILQDWANHKDQYYRVLAINLLNELAEYKENLVIVDKLLNHWSSLSNNYRLQWTAAAAYGTNLGVYLFPDSFTNLASIFYVNSQKLDNIVLESISNLFLFGKFDPFFYQAVPYLFNVWLKENTLELGLKHHFYDLFFAILTYIDEESLKVLLSEKEIQVDILPRMLAEGLSHWKTREFASLIIKHMFSEANKDQTIQEPLRMFTFSLLVKGGSPLKGSILTILKDILQEPYREVAVPIVNEIIKLERMKQK; this is encoded by the coding sequence GTGGGAGAAATATTTATAAGCTATTCGACAAAAGACTCTCGGGTTGCCGAACAATTATATACTACTTTACAAGAGCAAGGCTTTATCTGTTGGTTTGCCCCGAATGATGTTCCCCCAGGGGGAGACTATGCCTCAAGAATTACGGAAGCTATCAATAAATTCCAATATTTCCTTGTCATTGTTTCCCAAAACTCCTGTACATCCGAGCATGTTCAAAGTGAAGTCTCATTAGCAGCACAAAACAAAAAAATGATTATACCATTTCGTATAGATGACTATCTTTCTGATTGGATGAAATATTACATATCTCGTGTGAGCTGGATTGAAGTAAATCCTTCTAACATGGATGAATCTATTGAATCTTTAATTCAGAAACTAAAAGGAATGGACAACCTTTCTCAAAGTCCCGTAATCTCTCACTATGGGAAATCAGCACAAGAGGTTAAGGGATTAAAAGATTCCTCTGCACAAGTCTATCAAATCCAGAGTCAAGAAATTGAGAAGGTTAAACAACTTTTTGTTCCCGATCCATCCTTTAATAAGGCGAAATTACTATTAGAGGAAAAAAGAATCTTGTTCTTACATAGTTCAGAGCATAGCGGTAAATATACAACTGGTCTATCTCTTTTAAATGATCAAAAGATAGAATCTTTATCTCAAATTATTCCAACTATTACAGAAAAGGAACTTTTAAAAGTTCCTTTTGAGAAAAATGCTGGTTATATTATCGATAATATTTCTCCAGATACATTACTATCAATCAACTCTTTTTCACTAAAAAAATTGAGTGAAAGTCTTCAACATCTGAATGCTTATATGGTAATCACCACCAGTATTGAGGTAGAGCATCAAGAGTGTTCAATTCAACATAAGAAACAAGAAAATACCTACCAACTTCTTAAGAACCATTTTTCTTACTTGAATAAAACCGATAAAACTCAGGATGACTTTCAGAATCTTATAGAAGAAAAACAGATTGTTAGTTCAATAATAAATGATTTTCAGCCACGAGATGCAGAACCACTAATCAACAAATTGATTACTGTCCTTACCGGGAAACAGTCTACAGATGAATTTCTACAATCGTTAAAGCAAAATGTAGAAAAACGAATTCATCAATGGTTTCAGGAAGAACGAACGATTGATCAATATGCTTTTATCACTTCTTTGGCTGTCTTTAATGAATATCCCTATTCCCAACTCGAAGTAATAGTAAAGAGACTGAGAGATTGTTTGAATATAGAATTAAATTCCAACAAGGATGAGGAGCAAACGCAAATCTTAGACCTTTCATTTGGTCTTCAGCTTGAGTCTATTGGTGCAGAACGTTACGAAGGCTTATCAAATGCTAATATCGGCCAAGTAAGAGATACATATATTCGATTTAAAACAAAAGAAGATGCCGAGGCTGTCTTGCGCTATATTTGGCATAATTATCCACAACTCAAAAAAGCTATCTTAGTTTGGTTGGAAGTTTTATTAGAACATGGCAATAAACAAATTAATAGCCAAATCACCAAAGCGTTGGCCGTCCTGTTTCAGGATGACACTCTATTTATCATGAATCATATCCTGCAAGATTGGGCAAATCATAAAGACCAGTATTACCGTGTGTTAGCAATTAATCTACTAAATGAGCTTGCAGAATATAAAGAAAATCTTGTAATAGTTGATAAGCTTTTAAATCACTGGTCGTCCCTAAGTAATAACTATAGACTTCAATGGACTGCCGCGGCCGCTTATGGAACCAATCTCGGGGTTTATCTGTTCCCTGATTCGTTTACCAATCTGGCTTCGATTTTTTACGTTAATAGCCAAAAGCTTGACAACATAGTTTTAGAAAGCATTAGTAATTTGTTTCTATTTGGAAAATTCGATCCATTCTTTTATCAAGCTGTCCCATATCTTTTTAATGTTTGGTTAAAGGAAAATACGCTTGAGCTAGGATTAAAACATCATTTTTATGATTTGTTTTTTGCCATTTTAACTTATATTGATGAAGAATCTCTGAAAGTACTTTTATCTGAAAAAGAAATTCAAGTAGACATCCTTCCTCGCATGCTTGCAGAGGGGCTAAGCCACTGGAAAACGCGAGAGTTTGCCTCACTAATTATAAAACACATGTTTAGCGAAGCAAATAAAGATCAAACAATACAAGAACCACTTAGAATGTTTACTTTTTCCTTATTAGTTAAAGGAGGTTCACCACTAAAGGGAAGCATTCTAACTATATTAAAGGATATCTTACAAGAGCCTTATCGAGAGGTTGCAGTACCGATCGTAAATGAAATTATTAAACTAGAAAGGATGAAGCAAAAATGA